In Mustela nigripes isolate SB6536 chromosome 2, MUSNIG.SB6536, whole genome shotgun sequence, a single window of DNA contains:
- the TFF2 gene encoding trefoil factor 2 isoform X2 — MGSPSVQLLAVLLVLGLCALAGAQKPSPCRCSRIAVENRKNCGFPGITPDTCFNMGCCFDSKVPNVPWCFHPLPKQESEQCVMEVSTRRDCGYPGISPEECASRKCCFSDNIVEVPWCFFPIPVEDCHY, encoded by the exons ATGGGATCTCCAAGCGTCCAGCTCCTGGCTGTGCTCCTTGTCCTGGGGCTGTGTGCCCTGGCGGGGGCCCAGAAACCTT CCCCCTGCCGGTGCTCTCGGATCGCAGTGGAAAACAGGAAGAACTGCGGCTTCCCGGGCATCACCCCCGACACGTGCTTCAACATGGGCTGCTGCTTCGACTCCAAAGTCCCCAATGTGCCCTGGTGTTTCCACCCGCTCCCGAAGCAAG agtcggaGCAGTGTGTGATGGAAGTGTCAACCCGGAGGGACTGCGGGTACCCGGGCATCAGCCCCGAGGAGTGTGCATCTCGAAAGTGCTGTTTTTCCGACAACATCGTCGAAGTGCCCTGGTGTTTCTTCCCCATCCCCGTGGAAG ATTGCCATTATTAG
- the TFF2 gene encoding trefoil factor 2 isoform X1, protein MGLIALVHPFLPLRRDSQGCVRPPERPPSQRAPCRCSRIAVENRKNCGFPGITPDTCFNMGCCFDSKVPNVPWCFHPLPKQESEQCVMEVSTRRDCGYPGISPEECASRKCCFSDNIVEVPWCFFPIPVEDCHY, encoded by the exons ATGGGGCTGATTGCCCTCGTGCATCCTTTCCTGCCGTTGAGGAGGGACTCCCAGGGCTGTGTGAGACCTCCAGAAAGGCCTCCTTCCCAGAGAG CCCCCTGCCGGTGCTCTCGGATCGCAGTGGAAAACAGGAAGAACTGCGGCTTCCCGGGCATCACCCCCGACACGTGCTTCAACATGGGCTGCTGCTTCGACTCCAAAGTCCCCAATGTGCCCTGGTGTTTCCACCCGCTCCCGAAGCAAG agtcggaGCAGTGTGTGATGGAAGTGTCAACCCGGAGGGACTGCGGGTACCCGGGCATCAGCCCCGAGGAGTGTGCATCTCGAAAGTGCTGTTTTTCCGACAACATCGTCGAAGTGCCCTGGTGTTTCTTCCCCATCCCCGTGGAAG ATTGCCATTATTAG
- the TFF1 gene encoding trefoil factor 1 has translation MEPKVVGVLVLVCVLTLSSLAQGELETCVVAPHHRTNCGAPGITPSQCKARGCCFDNTISGVPWCFQPVAVDNSPDEECSF, from the exons ATGGAGCCCAAGGTGGTCGGTGTTCTCGTGCTGGTCTGCGTGCTGACCCTTAGCTCCCTGGCCCAGGGCGAGCTCG AGACGTGTGTGGTGGCCCCGCACCACAGGACGAACTGTGGTGCCCCAGGAATCACGCCCAGCCAGTGCAAAGCCAGAGGCTGCTGCTTCGACAACACTATTAGCGGCGTCCCCTGGTGCTTCCAACCCGTGGCTGTGGACAACTCTCCTGACG AGGAGTGCTCCTTCTAG